Proteins from a single region of Candidatus Hydrogenedens sp.:
- a CDS encoding ATP-binding cassette domain-containing protein, with amino-acid sequence MSIELIHVSKKFGSFLAVDDVSFSIQRGELLALLGPSGSGKTTIL; translated from the coding sequence ATGAGCATTGAACTTATACATGTTTCCAAAAAGTTTGGCTCCTTTCTGGCGGTAGACGATGTAAGTTTTTCAATACAACGAGGTGAATTACTCGCTTTACTGGGTCCGTCGGGTTCAGGTAAAACAACTATACT